One stretch of Paenibacillus sp. AN1007 DNA includes these proteins:
- a CDS encoding sugar ABC transporter permease — protein MWGVIYVLPWLIGFILFFFVPLLASLRYSMSTIQANAEGIAIQFTGLANYIQALTVNTSFNRALIESITDVLVNVPLIVIFSLFLAVILNQKFRGRAVARSIFFLPVILASGVIMSLESTSLIEAVNQSSTGGSAFGTLELESLMLNAGVSEWVVTYLSGAVDRIYQIVSQSGVQILIFLAGIQTISPQLYEASKMEGATGYEAFWKITFPMVSPLIFVNAIYTIIDSFANNAMTKLIRDTGFVKFDFGLSSAMAWVYFAAIAVILVIVSVIFSKRVFYQD, from the coding sequence ATGTGGGGTGTCATCTACGTACTTCCGTGGCTTATTGGTTTTATACTGTTTTTCTTTGTTCCGCTGCTCGCATCGCTGCGCTACAGCATGAGCACGATTCAGGCCAATGCAGAGGGAATTGCCATTCAATTTACGGGACTCGCCAATTATATTCAGGCACTCACCGTTAATACAAGCTTTAACAGGGCACTAATTGAATCCATTACAGACGTGCTTGTCAACGTACCTCTTATTGTCATTTTCAGCTTATTCCTGGCAGTCATTCTGAATCAGAAATTCAGAGGCCGTGCCGTGGCAAGATCTATCTTTTTCCTGCCAGTCATTCTGGCATCCGGTGTCATTATGTCGCTCGAAAGCACAAGTTTGATTGAAGCTGTGAATCAGAGCAGCACAGGCGGAAGTGCTTTTGGCACATTGGAACTGGAAAGTCTGATGCTTAACGCAGGTGTAAGTGAATGGGTAGTTACGTATTTGAGCGGAGCAGTCGATCGCATATACCAGATTGTAAGCCAATCCGGTGTACAGATTCTGATCTTCCTGGCCGGTATACAAACGATCTCTCCGCAGCTGTATGAGGCTTCCAAGATGGAAGGCGCGACAGGATACGAAGCGTTCTGGAAAATTACATTTCCGATGGTCAGCCCGCTTATTTTTGTTAACGCGATCTACACCATCATAGATTCGTTTGCTAATAATGCAATGACGAAACTGATCCGTGACACGGGATTTGTCAAATTTGATTTTGGTCTCAGTTCTGCTATGGCCTGGGTGTATTTCGCGGCTATTGCTGTCATTCTTGTGATCGTATCCGTCATTTTCTCGAAACGAGTCTTCTATCAAGATTAG
- a CDS encoding RICIN domain-containing protein — protein sequence MKKIITSCKLLLVLALLITIAPWGGSRAEAWVGMPMGKLKVSGKHLVNSSNQPVLLNGWHQPSGAYWTYQDSNYYLNLHGNNRHAATLAYLKDITDTFADTSPKYGSNHGWKMNQVRLFIDRQDMGDVAAGTYNFAGVQTVTQNVIIPYIQYAKTKGVYVVLGLDFTLKDDQATTASNLQKFNQIWGYLASRPEIKSADNVHFELINEPVKSFANGHWGGYNGENDFVDHWNDLRNFQNSMISTIRNQGADNVIWAAGLGYNQFYSLTASHPLTDPLNNYGYAVHWYPGYGAYDNFNILQDQWNTNVKAAADKYPINITEVTWFKNKPGDSAYWNLFNGSNEGFGTNTKTIFNAAGNVSIAAHMNGFILEPGPRSSFADPTAGLKWDGDASRSAMGRFLFNWYNERSQNYGNGGNPTNPTNPTTGLVSGATYKITARHSNKVIDVPGGKNENNLQLQQWSDLGGNPQKWVLTSIGGGSYTLTSVNSPDKVIDIRNGTQTNGEAVQLMANLNTTAQHFKVNDLGNGYYSIINVNSNKAIEVENASTSDGAKLQQNTYTGASNQQWKFVMVSN from the coding sequence TTGAAAAAGATTATTACGTCTTGCAAGCTTTTACTCGTCTTGGCATTACTGATCACGATTGCTCCATGGGGAGGCAGCCGGGCTGAGGCTTGGGTAGGCATGCCTATGGGGAAACTTAAAGTCAGCGGCAAACATTTGGTGAACAGCAGCAATCAGCCTGTACTTCTAAATGGCTGGCATCAACCGTCCGGGGCATACTGGACCTATCAGGACAGCAACTATTATCTGAACCTTCACGGTAACAATCGTCATGCTGCAACACTGGCTTATCTGAAAGACATTACGGACACGTTTGCAGACACCAGCCCGAAATACGGCAGCAATCACGGCTGGAAGATGAATCAGGTACGTCTTTTCATCGATCGTCAGGACATGGGAGATGTGGCGGCAGGTACATACAACTTTGCCGGTGTGCAGACTGTGACGCAGAACGTCATCATTCCTTATATCCAGTACGCAAAAACCAAAGGTGTGTATGTGGTTCTGGGTCTGGACTTCACATTGAAGGATGATCAGGCAACAACAGCTTCCAATCTGCAAAAATTCAATCAAATCTGGGGTTATCTGGCCTCCCGTCCAGAGATTAAAAGTGCAGACAATGTACATTTTGAGCTGATTAACGAGCCGGTGAAATCTTTTGCCAATGGACACTGGGGCGGATATAACGGGGAAAATGATTTCGTAGATCACTGGAATGATCTTCGTAATTTCCAAAATTCAATGATTTCAACGATTCGTAATCAGGGCGCAGACAATGTAATCTGGGCGGCTGGTCTGGGTTACAATCAGTTCTACAGTCTGACAGCAAGTCATCCGCTGACTGACCCTCTGAACAACTACGGTTATGCTGTTCACTGGTACCCGGGTTATGGAGCGTATGACAACTTTAACATTTTACAAGATCAATGGAACACCAACGTCAAGGCTGCTGCTGACAAATATCCAATCAACATTACGGAAGTGACCTGGTTCAAGAACAAGCCGGGAGATTCCGCTTACTGGAACCTGTTTAATGGCAGTAACGAAGGTTTCGGAACGAACACCAAAACGATTTTCAATGCGGCAGGTAATGTCAGCATCGCGGCTCATATGAATGGTTTCATTCTGGAACCGGGTCCTCGCAGTTCGTTCGCTGATCCGACAGCAGGACTGAAGTGGGATGGAGATGCGTCACGCAGTGCGATGGGACGATTCCTGTTTAACTGGTATAACGAGCGTTCCCAGAATTATGGAAACGGCGGTAATCCGACCAATCCAACGAATCCAACTACAGGTCTGGTGTCTGGTGCGACTTACAAGATTACAGCCCGCCATTCCAATAAAGTCATTGATGTTCCGGGCGGGAAAAATGAAAACAACCTCCAGCTGCAGCAGTGGAGCGATCTGGGAGGCAACCCGCAGAAGTGGGTACTGACATCCATTGGCGGCGGCAGCTACACACTCACAAGTGTGAATTCGCCTGATAAAGTTATTGATATTCGCAACGGTACACAGACTAATGGCGAAGCAGTGCAGCTTATGGCTAATTTGAACACAACTGCACAGCATTTCAAGGTTAATGATCTTGGCAACGGGTATTACAGCATTATTAATGTAAACAGTAACAAAGCGATTGAAGTTGAGAACGCTTCCACATCTGATGGGGCCAAGCTCCAGCAGAACACGTATACAGGTGCGTCGAATCAGCAGTGGAAATTTGTTATGGTGAGTAATTAA
- a CDS encoding carbohydrate ABC transporter permease — translation MTTSRLLSLEHWKSWLWSVIRFVLITGLSFVILFPIFQKISTSIKAKGDLYSAVVVWIPQNFSLDNFKQAIQVMDYWATLFNTFALSSVTTILTTASCALAGYGFARLKFKGSNWLFAGVILTILVPPTTILIPVYLNLKSFDLMGLMTLLSGKPVNLLNTYWPFILTAITANSLKAGLYIFIFRQFFRGIPKEVEEAAYVDGAGIGRTFSRIMLPNAIPSMVTVMLFSFVWQWNDSFYTTTYLTSSKVMSTQLSSLPYNLAQQVTDGAASQADPFYLSMIQDTGILLAILPLIIIYLFVQRYFVESVERTGIVG, via the coding sequence GTGACGACATCACGATTATTATCGTTAGAGCATTGGAAAAGCTGGCTGTGGTCTGTCATAAGGTTCGTTCTGATTACCGGACTATCCTTTGTTATTTTATTTCCTATATTTCAAAAAATCTCAACATCGATCAAAGCCAAAGGGGATCTATATTCAGCAGTAGTCGTATGGATTCCTCAGAACTTCTCGCTTGATAATTTCAAACAGGCAATCCAGGTTATGGACTACTGGGCAACCCTGTTCAATACGTTTGCGCTGTCATCAGTAACAACCATTCTGACGACAGCCTCCTGTGCACTTGCAGGCTATGGATTTGCCAGACTGAAGTTCAAGGGAAGCAATTGGCTGTTTGCCGGGGTCATTCTAACGATTCTTGTGCCGCCGACAACGATTCTAATTCCGGTATATCTGAATCTGAAAAGCTTTGATCTGATGGGACTCATGACACTCTTGTCCGGAAAACCGGTCAATCTGCTTAATACGTACTGGCCGTTTATTCTAACAGCCATTACAGCGAACTCACTTAAGGCAGGACTTTATATTTTTATTTTCCGACAGTTCTTTAGGGGGATTCCGAAAGAAGTAGAGGAGGCTGCTTATGTGGACGGAGCTGGCATAGGCCGCACATTCTCCCGCATCATGCTGCCTAATGCGATCCCGTCGATGGTAACGGTTATGCTGTTTTCATTCGTATGGCAGTGGAACGACAGCTTCTATACAACGACTTATCTGACTTCCAGTAAGGTCATGTCGACCCAGTTGTCCTCTCTTCCATACAATCTGGCGCAGCAGGTTACTGACGGTGCAGCTTCTCAGGCCGATCCTTTCTATCTAAGCATGATTCAGGATACAGGCATTCTGCTTGCAATTCTGCCGCTAATCATTATTTATCTTTTCGTACAGCGATATTTTGTTGAAAGTGTGGAGCGCACAGGTATCGTAGGTTAG